The sequence TGTGAGTTTATGAGAAGACATTGGCTAACACGGCAATCAAATGCAGCGAGTGATTTGTGGAGCCGTGGCGAACCGGTTTCCATCGGCGTCCAGGTGCCGGGTGAAAATCGCTCTTCATCTCCCCGGCCTGCGAACACGTTTGAAAGTTCGTGCTGGTCTTCGCCCAGAACATTGACACAAAACGCACCATTTTCACGGATAGCTTCCGTCGCCCGGCTTAAGTGATGAAGACAAACAAGCAGGACAGGGGGACTGGCGTCTGCCGAAACCGAAGACATGGCCGTCACCGTAACCCCGCCGCGTCCGGCGGGGCCGTCGGTGGTGACGACATTGACGCTTGAGGCGATACAACTCATCGCATCAAGATAAGTTTGACGAAGCGAAAGAACAGTTTCTTGAGGCTTCACTTTGTGGATGTGGTTCATGACGTCTTCCTCAACCATTTTCAGGTTCTGTCATTTCATTGGCGGCAATGGGCGGCAAGCCCATGGCCATGCGTCCGCTAAACAGCAGTTGCCGTTTTTCCTGCATGGGATGGAAGGTTGCCGCATAACTGTCACGAACCAGCCGTTCTATCACTTGTCCGCGCATGTAACCCGGGCCACCGGATGCTTCCAGTGCTTTGGTTGTTGTCTCAATGACGGCTTTAACAACAATCGTCTTGCGTTTAACGATTTCGTTGGTCAGTTCTTCGCTGGCATCAAAATTCAGATCGTCGGCGATATCGATCATGCTTTGATGGGCGATCTGGGCCGTCGTTAATGCATTTTCCATTTCACCCAACAGGTAGGGTCTTGCGGCGTCGTTGATTTTGCCCTTGGCGTTTTCGCGGGCGTTCTCTGCTGCTTTTTCAGCAATCCCGACATATCCCGATACGATGAGGGGCAGGGCGACAACAAGGACTGTGTTCCAGACCGGGTGAAATTTCTCGGCCGGGCGCTTCAGGCCGATGGCATCATCGGGGACAAAAACATCCTCAAGTACAACACAATGCGATCCGGTCGCCCGCATGCCCATGGCTTGCCAGTTTTCTTCAATACTGACGCCTTCAGCTTTCATAGGAACAGGGAAATGCATGACGATCCTGCCGTCACCCGGATCGTCGTACGGGGCGGATGTCACCAGCACGTTTCCTGCCATACAGCCGCTGGCGAAGTATTTTCGCGCCGAAACCAGATATCCGCCTTCGGTTTTCGTCATTTCGCCGTTCGATCCAAGCCAATCCGTTGCTCCCGTACTGACCAGGACAAGCTCGTTGGATGCGACCTTTTCCAGTAACGCCGCACCGGGATTTCCGCGCATATGGTTCCACACGGCGGCGCTGATGATGTGCTGATGCATTGAAAACGTCAGGGCCGTCGATGGACAATGCCGGCCAATTTTCCTGATGGTGTGGCACATCTCCGAATGGCTTACACCGCCACCACCCAGTTCCCGGGGAACCAGGGCCGAAAACATTTTGTTGGCTTTCAACTCGTCGAAGTTTTCCTGCACGAACAGGTCGTTCTGGTCATTTTCCGTGACCCGGGAAGCGAAACCAGGGCCTAGCTGATCAATAATATCTGTGGTGTTCATTTTTCCTGCATAGGCGTCCATGTCGCCCTCCTTCTGTTTGATGAGAGTGCAATAGACGCCGACGGGTAATTTTTTTATAGTACTAAATCTGTACTTGAATTTGATGCCACCTGAATTAGGCTGGAAACATGAAAGATAAAAATGGATATGGGCAGTTTTGCCCGGTCGCCAAAGCCGCCGAAGTGCTGGCGGTTAAGTGGACCCCGGTTATTATTCGTGAACTGATGTGCGGCAGTTATCGATTCAGCGATATAAAAAAAGGCGTGCCGCTTATGTCACCAAGCCTGTTATCAGCGCGCTTGCAAGATCTGGAGTGGGCCGGGATTCTTCGGCGCAACCCCGCACGAAAAGGCAAAGGGTTTGAATATTATTTGACTGAAGCGGGGGAAGCCCTGCGTCCGATCATTGAAATGCAGGGCGAGTGGGCGCAAAAATGGCTCGAGCAGGATTTGCAGGACAAGGACCTGGACCCGTCACTTTTGATGTGGGATATGCATCGAAATATTGATTTTGATTTCATTCCGCAAGACCGGCGTTTTGTTGTTCAGTTTGAATTTACGGGCGTGCCCGTAAAGCAACGTCGCTGGTGGCTGTTAATGGAAAATCAGACTGTTGATGTATGTCTAAAGGATCCTGGCTATGAAATTGATGTTTTTGTTTCGTCGTCAATTCGCACAATGGCCGAAATATGGATGGGCATGTTGAAAATAAAGGACGCTTTAAGAGCGGGAGATTTGACCCTTGATGGCGCTCGTGATGTTTGTGAGACGTTCCCAAAAGCGCTCAAACTTAGTCATTTTGCGCCAACTGCCGTCTTAAGCCGTCCTTGATTTCT comes from Rhodospirillaceae bacterium and encodes:
- a CDS encoding helix-turn-helix transcriptional regulator; amino-acid sequence: MKDKNGYGQFCPVAKAAEVLAVKWTPVIIRELMCGSYRFSDIKKGVPLMSPSLLSARLQDLEWAGILRRNPARKGKGFEYYLTEAGEALRPIIEMQGEWAQKWLEQDLQDKDLDPSLLMWDMHRNIDFDFIPQDRRFVVQFEFTGVPVKQRRWWLLMENQTVDVCLKDPGYEIDVFVSSSIRTMAEIWMGMLKIKDALRAGDLTLDGARDVCETFPKALKLSHFAPTAVLSRP
- a CDS encoding flavin reductase, yielding MNHIHKVKPQETVLSLRQTYLDAMSCIASSVNVVTTDGPAGRGGVTVTAMSSVSADASPPVLLVCLHHLSRATEAIRENGAFCVNVLGEDQHELSNVFAGRGDEERFSPGTWTPMETGSPRLHKSLAAFDCRVSQCLLINSHFVVFGEVEDIFMGEPHPPLLYANRDYAKIC
- a CDS encoding acyl-CoA dehydrogenase, coding for MDAYAGKMNTTDIIDQLGPGFASRVTENDQNDLFVQENFDELKANKMFSALVPRELGGGGVSHSEMCHTIRKIGRHCPSTALTFSMHQHIISAAVWNHMRGNPGAALLEKVASNELVLVSTGATDWLGSNGEMTKTEGGYLVSARKYFASGCMAGNVLVTSAPYDDPGDGRIVMHFPVPMKAEGVSIEENWQAMGMRATGSHCVVLEDVFVPDDAIGLKRPAEKFHPVWNTVLVVALPLIVSGYVGIAEKAAENARENAKGKINDAARPYLLGEMENALTTAQIAHQSMIDIADDLNFDASEELTNEIVKRKTIVVKAVIETTTKALEASGGPGYMRGQVIERLVRDSYAATFHPMQEKRQLLFSGRMAMGLPPIAANEMTEPENG